AAGAGTTCGGGGCATTGTTGTGCCTCATCGAGGATGAAATGCCTTTGCAATCTGTTGAGGGCATCCTGAGGATCCTGGGAAACCCGCGCCAGATCGGACGGCTTTTCCAGATCCAGGTATTCCCAGCCGGTCAGGGCGGACCTGATGAAGGTGGTCTTGCCGCATTGCCGCGGTCCGAGGACACAGACGATGGGAAAGGTTTTCAACAACCGACGCAGACGTCCTGTGAAGTGCCGCTCAATCATATATGCATTATAGAATTGAAATTTCTAATTTGCAACCATTTATTTGGTGCCCCGACACAGCGGAAGCGGAGCTCCCCTATCTCTCCGGGAACCCTTGAATAATACTTCTCTTTTCGTAACTACACAGGTCACCTCTCTTTTTCCGCATGACTGCGTTATTGCGGTGCTCAAATCCTCGACGTATGAAAAATACGCCTCCGGTTTTGCGCTCCTTACGCCTTGTCCTGCGGAGAAATAGAAGCAACCTGAGCAGTTACCTCTTTTCAAGATTCCAATCTTCTCCTTGAAAATCGGGAAGGGTTCCGATATGTTCTGCAATATCATCCGTCAATCCCGTGAATAATCCGTACGTCGGAGACCGGTTCATGCCGAAGTCTGAAACCCTCTACCTGATCGACGGGAGTTCCTACATCTACCGCGCTTTCTACGCCATCCGGAATCTCTCCAATTCGCAGGGAATGCCGACGAACGCCGTCTACGGCTTTACCCGGATGCTGATGAAGGTGATTGCCGAGAAGAAGCCCGACTATGTAGCCGTTGCCTTTGATGCGAAGGGCCCCACCTTTCGACACGAGTTCTATCCCGAGTACAAGGCGAACCGCCCGACCATGCCCGAAGAGCTGCAACCCCAGATCCCTTATATCAAAAGGATGGTGGAAGGGTTTGCCATCCCTTCCATCGAGCGGGAGGGGGTCGAGGCCGATGATCTCCTGGGAACCCTGGCCCGGATCGGAGAGGAAAAGGGACTGGAGGTGGTTCTCGTCTCCGGGGACAAAGACCTCCTCCAGCTGGTCACCCCGAAGGTCCGTGTCTACGATACGATGAAGGAAAAGGTCTTCCGTGAGGAGGAAGTAAAGGAAAAGTTCGGTGTGGAGCCTGCCCGGGTGATCGAGGTGATGGCCCTCATGGGGGATTCCTCGGACAATGTGCCGGGAATCCCGGGGGTCGGGCCGAAAACGGCGGTCAAGTTGATTCAACAATATCACGACGTGGAGGGAGTCCTGGCGGAGGCCGGATCGATCCGGGGGAAGATGGGGGAGAAGATCCGGGAGAATGCGGAATTGGCCCGGATCAGCCGGAAACTGGTCACCATCGACACCGCTCTGCCCGTCGATCTTGACCTCAATGCCTTCCGTTATACCGAACCGAAATTAGAAGATCTCATGGACCTCCTTCGCGAGCTGGAATTTACAACGCTCCTGCAGGAATTTTCCGGAGGGGGCAAGAGGAAGCAGAAGGAGTACCGGACGATCCTCGACCGGAAGGACCTCGACACCTTCCTGGCCCGCATCCGAAAGGAGAAGGAGGTCTCCTTTGATCTGGAAACGACGGCGCTTGATCCGATGCGGGCGAAGATCGTCGGGGTCTCATTCTCCGTACAGGAGGATGAGGGGGTCTATGTTCCGGTGGCCCATACCGTTGACGCACCACAACAACTTTCCCTGCAGGAGGTTCTGGAGACGCTGGCTCCTCTCCTGACCGATCCTTCCATCCGGAAGATCGGGCAGAACATCAAGTATGACCTGCTGGTCCTGGCAAATGCCGGGGTGGAGCTTTCCGGGATCTATTTCGACACCATGGTTGCCTCCTACCTGATCAACCCCTCCCGGACGACGCACAATCTGAACGATCTCGCCCTGACCTATCTTAATCACAAGATGATTACCTATAAAGAAGTGACCGGTACGGGAAAGAAGGCGATCGGTTTTGCCGAGGTCCCGGTCGAGCAGGCGACGGACTATGCCGCGGAGGACGCCGAGATCACCTACACCCTTTATCAGCGGCTGGAGCCGATGCTTTCCGAGAACAATCTTGAAACCCTCTTTCACGAGATCGAAATGCCGCTGATTCCCGTCCTGGCAAGGATGGAGCGGGCCGGGGTGAAGGTGGACGCCGATTTTTTGGCCTCCATGTCCGGTGAGATCCGAACGGATCTCGACCGCCTGATTACGAAGATCTATGATTTGGCCGGTGAGGAGTTCAACATCAACTCCACACAGCAGCTTGCCCGGATTCTCTTCGAAAAACAAGGGATCAAACCGATCAAGAAAACCAAGACCGGGTATTCGACCAACATGGAGGTCCTGCAACAGCTTGCCGGGGAACATGAACTGCCCCGAGAGATCCTGGAGTACCGATCCCTGGCCAAGTTGAAATCGACCTATATCGATGCACTGCCCAGGCTGATTCATCCCGAAACGGGCCGGGTCCATACCTCCTTCAACCAGACGGTGACGGCTACCGGGCGGCTTTCCAGCTCAGATCCGAATCTTCAGAACATCCCGATCCGGACCCCGCTCGGGAAAAAGATCCGGGAGGCCTTTGTCGCAGAGCCGGGGCATATGCTCGTCTCCGCCGACTACTCGCAGGTGGAGCTTCGGATCCTGGCCCATCTCTCGGGAGATCCGACCCTGATCGACGCCTTTCAAAAGAACGAGGATATCCATACAAGGACGGCGGCGGAGATCTTTGACCTTCCGCCGGAACGCGTAACGGAAGAGATGCGCCGGGATGCCAAGACGGTCAACTTCGGGATCATCTACGGTATGGGGCGGTACGGACTTTCCCGGCAGTTGGAGATCCCTGTCTACGAGGCGGAGCGATATATTGAAAGTTATTTTGCCCGTTATCCCGGTGTCAAGGCCTACCAGGACCGATTACTGGAAGAGGCCCGGAAGACCGGTTACGTGACCACTCTCATGAACCGCCGCCGGCCCATTCCGGAACTGGCCGGATCGAACAAAAACCGTATCGCCATGGGAGAACGGACGGCGATCAATACGCCGATCCAGGGGAGTGCCGCCGACATCATCAAGGTGGCCATGATCCGGATCGATGAAACCCTCCGGCGGGAGAAGATGCAGGCAAGAATGATCCTCCAGATCCATGATGAACTGATTCTCGAGGTTCCCGAAAACGAACTGGATCGGGCCGGAACCATGCTACGGGAGGGGATGGAGGGGGTGGTTAACCTGAAGGTGCCGCTGCGGGTCGATCTGGGGGTGGGGAAAAACTGGCGCGACGCACATTGACATTTGCCGGAAAATCTGAAAGAATATTTATTTCCGGAAAGATTTCCCCGGCCCACAATCTGGAGCCGGGATTTTCTGTTACAGGAGGGATAGGTGAGAGGAACAACGATTTTGTCGGTCCGAAAGGACGGTCGGGTGGCGCTGGCCGGAGACGGACAGGTGACCGTGGGAAACACCATCCTTAAACAGAGGGCGAAAAAGATCCGGCGGCTCTACAAGGACCGGGTTCTCGTCGGCTTTGCCGGGGCCACGGCCGATGCCTTTACCCTTTTTGAAAAGTTTGAGGCCAAGCTCGATCAGTATAGCGGGAACCTGACCCGCTCCGCCGTGGAGCTGGCCAAGGACTGGCGAACGGACCGTATCCTGCGAAAGTTGGAGGCGATGATGATTGCCGTCGACCGGGATCATTCCTTTATCCTCTCCGGCAACGGTGACGTGGTGGAGCCCGATGACGGGATCGTGGCCATCGGTTCCGGCGGTGCTTACGCCCAGGCGGCGGCGAGGGCCCTGGTGCGGCACACCGAACTCACGGTGTCGGAGATCGTGAAGGAGGGGATGACCATCGCCGCGGGCATCTGTATTTATACCAATGAAGAGATTACCGTAGAGGAACTCTGATGGCTTCGTAAAAAGTTCGTCTGCTGCGTTTATCAGGTTTTGCTTTCATTGCGACGTACAAAAAAGTACGTCTCACTCATCAAAACCTTCGCGCCTTGCATCCGCAACTTTTTACTTTGCCGTCTCATATGTAGACTTCTTGTGACACCATTAACCTTGGGGACAGGAAACAGAGGAAGGTGAAGAAAATATGTCGGAATTGACCCCCAGGCAGATTGTTGCCGAGTTGGATAAATATATTATCGGGCAGGCGGATGCGAAGCGGGCCGTGGCGATCGCCATCCGGGACCGGTGGCGAAGGCTCCAGCTTCCCGAAGAGCTGCGGGAGGAGGTCCTCCCCAAGAACATTATCATGATCGGTCCCACCGGTGTCGGAAAGACGGAGATCTCCCGCCGCCTCGCGACACTCACGAAGGCGCCCTTCATCAAGGTGGAGGCCTCGAAATATACCGAGGTCGGCTATGTGGGACGTGACGTCGAATCGATGATCCGGGACCTGACGGAGATCGCCGTCAACATGGTCCGCTCGGAGATGGCCGAGACGGTACGGGAGCAGGCCGTCCGGAACACGGAGGAAAAAATCCTCGATCTCCTGCTTCCCCCCCTGCAGCGCTCCGGCGCCACTTCGGACGGCCGGATCGAGGTGACGGGGGATATGAACGAAGAGGAGCAGCAGGGAAAGACCCGGGAGAAACTGCGGGAGAAATTGCGGGCAGGCAAGCTCGACAGCCGGATGGTCGATATCGAGCAGAGCGAGTCCGCCGGATCCCCGATGGTGGAGATTTTTACCGGTTCCGGAATGGAAGAGTTCAACATCAAGGATATGCTCGGCAATTTTTTCCCTAAGCGGAAGAAGCAGCGCCGGACCACCATTGCCGAGGCCCGCCGGATTCTCGAAGAGGAAGAGGCCCAGCGTCTCGTGGATATGGAAAAGGTGAAAGAGGAGGCCCTCCGGCGGGTTGAGAATTCGGGGATGGTTTTCATCGACGAGATCGACAAGGTGGCCGGCCGCGAGGGGAGCGGTGCCGCCGGTCCTTCGGTTTCACGGGAAGGGGTACAGCGGGATATTCTCCCCATCGTGGAAGGTTCCACGGTAACGACCAAGTACGGGATGGTCCGAACCGATCATATTCTCTTTATCTCCGCCGGGGCCTTCCATGTGGCAAAACCGTCGGACCTGATCCCGGAGTTGCAGGGGCGCTTTCCGATCCGGGTGGAACTGAAGTCCCTCGGCAAAGAGGAATTTATCCGGATCCTGACGGAGCCGAAAAACGCACTCATCAAACAGTACCGGGCAATGCTCAAAACGGAAGGGTTTGATCTGACCTTTTCCGACGATGCCATTGAGGAGATTGCAAAGGTGGCGACGGAGGTCAATGAGCGCTCCGAAAATATCGGTGCACGCAGACTCTATACCATTATCGAACGGCTCCTTTCGGACATCTCTTTTGACGCCCCCGATACCGACCCGAAGGAGGCGGTCATCGACCGAGCCTATGTGCAGCAGGGGCTCAAGGAAATCGTTGGGGACGAGGATCTTTCAAAGTACATCCTGTAGGATCCAAGGGGTCAGGTGGAACCTCACAGACTATTCATCAGAGAGTAAAGGCAATGGAAAAACTCCTTCGGACGGCGGAAGTCCTCATTGAGGCGCTTCCCTATATCCGGAATTTTCAAGGGAAGACCATCGTTATCAAATACGGCGGTAACGCCATGGTCGACGAGGAGCTGAAACGGAACTTCGCCCTTGATGTCATCCTCATGAAATCGGTGGGGATCAACCCGGTGATCGTTCATGGAGGCGGCCCCCAGATCGGGCGGACCATGGAACGGATGGGAAAGATCCCCCGCTTCGTCAACGGCCAACGGGTGACCGATGAAGAGACCATGGATATCGTTCAGATGGTCCTCGGCGGCAAGGTCAACAAGGAGATTGTCTCCCTGATCAACAACAACGGCGGCACGGCTGTGGGCCTCACCGGGAAAGACGGGAAGATGATCCGGGCGAAGAAGCTTGTGGTCACCACACCCTCGCCGGAAACGGGAGCGCCCGAAATCATCGATCTCGGCAAGGTCGGCGAGGTAGAATCGATTGATCCGTCGATTCTCCATGTCATCACCGCGTCGGGCAGCATCCCCGTCATTGCCCCGGTGGGCGAAGGAGAAGGTGGCGACTCCTACAACATCAATGCCGATCTTGTTACCGGGAGCCTGGCCGCCGCCCTGGCCGCGGAAAAACTGATTCTCCTGACCGATGTGGAAGGGATTCGGGACGCCTCGGGTATGCTGGTGCCGACGGCGACGAAAAAGAATGTGGAGCAGATGAAGCAGGAGAAGGTGATTACCTCGGGGATGCTGCCCAAGGTGGAGGCCTGTTTTGAGGCCCTTGCCGGAGGCGTGAAGAAGACCCATATTATTGATGGCCGGATCCGGCACGCCGTGCTTTTAGAGGTCTTTACCAAAGGCGGTGTGGGGACGGAGATTGTTGCCGAATGAAGGAGGAGGCGGGATGGCCTCAGTCCGGGATGATGTCATGAAAATCACGGAAAAATATATTATGGAGACCTACGGCCGTTACCCGGTGACGCTGGTCCGGGGAGAGGGGTGCCGCGTCTGGGACAGTAATGACCGGGAATACATCGATTTTCTCTCCGGTCTGGCCGTCAACAGCCTCGGCCATTGCCACCCGGCCGTTGTGTCGGCGATCCGGGAACAGGCGGGACAGTTGATCCATGTCTCCAATCTCTACCACATTGCGCCCCAGGCGGAGCTGGCGAAGCTGCTTGTGGATCACTCCTTCGCGGGCAAGGCTTTTTTCGCCAATAGTGGCGCTGAAGCGAATGAAGCGGCGATCAAGCTGGCCCGAAAACATGCCAAAGACCGGGGGGAGCCCGACCGGTGTGAGATTGTCTCCATGATCCAGTCCTTCCACGGACGAACCCTGGCGACGGTGACGGCGACCGGGCAGAAGAAGTTTCATCAAGGATTTGAACCGCTGGTGCCGGGTTTTCACTATGTTTCCTTTAATGATATTTCCGCTGTCGAAGCGGTTGTAACGGAGAAAACCTGTGCCGTCCTGGTGGAGCCGGTCCAGGGA
This window of the Deltaproteobacteria bacterium genome carries:
- a CDS encoding AAA family ATPase, which codes for MLKTFPIVCVLGPRQCGKTTFIRSALTGWEYLDLEKPSDLARVSQDPQDALNRLQRHFILDEAQQCPEL
- the argB gene encoding acetylglutamate kinase, with the protein product MEKLLRTAEVLIEALPYIRNFQGKTIVIKYGGNAMVDEELKRNFALDVILMKSVGINPVIVHGGGPQIGRTMERMGKIPRFVNGQRVTDEETMDIVQMVLGGKVNKEIVSLINNNGGTAVGLTGKDGKMIRAKKLVVTTPSPETGAPEIIDLGKVGEVESIDPSILHVITASGSIPVIAPVGEGEGGDSYNINADLVTGSLAAALAAEKLILLTDVEGIRDASGMLVPTATKKNVEQMKQEKVITSGMLPKVEACFEALAGGVKKTHIIDGRIRHAVLLEVFTKGGVGTEIVAE
- the hslV gene encoding ATP-dependent protease subunit HslV — its product is MRGTTILSVRKDGRVALAGDGQVTVGNTILKQRAKKIRRLYKDRVLVGFAGATADAFTLFEKFEAKLDQYSGNLTRSAVELAKDWRTDRILRKLEAMMIAVDRDHSFILSGNGDVVEPDDGIVAIGSGGAYAQAAARALVRHTELTVSEIVKEGMTIAAGICIYTNEEITVEEL
- the polA gene encoding DNA polymerase I, with the protein product MPKSETLYLIDGSSYIYRAFYAIRNLSNSQGMPTNAVYGFTRMLMKVIAEKKPDYVAVAFDAKGPTFRHEFYPEYKANRPTMPEELQPQIPYIKRMVEGFAIPSIEREGVEADDLLGTLARIGEEKGLEVVLVSGDKDLLQLVTPKVRVYDTMKEKVFREEEVKEKFGVEPARVIEVMALMGDSSDNVPGIPGVGPKTAVKLIQQYHDVEGVLAEAGSIRGKMGEKIRENAELARISRKLVTIDTALPVDLDLNAFRYTEPKLEDLMDLLRELEFTTLLQEFSGGGKRKQKEYRTILDRKDLDTFLARIRKEKEVSFDLETTALDPMRAKIVGVSFSVQEDEGVYVPVAHTVDAPQQLSLQEVLETLAPLLTDPSIRKIGQNIKYDLLVLANAGVELSGIYFDTMVASYLINPSRTTHNLNDLALTYLNHKMITYKEVTGTGKKAIGFAEVPVEQATDYAAEDAEITYTLYQRLEPMLSENNLETLFHEIEMPLIPVLARMERAGVKVDADFLASMSGEIRTDLDRLITKIYDLAGEEFNINSTQQLARILFEKQGIKPIKKTKTGYSTNMEVLQQLAGEHELPREILEYRSLAKLKSTYIDALPRLIHPETGRVHTSFNQTVTATGRLSSSDPNLQNIPIRTPLGKKIREAFVAEPGHMLVSADYSQVELRILAHLSGDPTLIDAFQKNEDIHTRTAAEIFDLPPERVTEEMRRDAKTVNFGIIYGMGRYGLSRQLEIPVYEAERYIESYFARYPGVKAYQDRLLEEARKTGYVTTLMNRRRPIPELAGSNKNRIAMGERTAINTPIQGSAADIIKVAMIRIDETLRREKMQARMILQIHDELILEVPENELDRAGTMLREGMEGVVNLKVPLRVDLGVGKNWRDAH
- the hslU gene encoding ATP-dependent protease ATPase subunit HslU; the protein is MSELTPRQIVAELDKYIIGQADAKRAVAIAIRDRWRRLQLPEELREEVLPKNIIMIGPTGVGKTEISRRLATLTKAPFIKVEASKYTEVGYVGRDVESMIRDLTEIAVNMVRSEMAETVREQAVRNTEEKILDLLLPPLQRSGATSDGRIEVTGDMNEEEQQGKTREKLREKLRAGKLDSRMVDIEQSESAGSPMVEIFTGSGMEEFNIKDMLGNFFPKRKKQRRTTIAEARRILEEEEAQRLVDMEKVKEEALRRVENSGMVFIDEIDKVAGREGSGAAGPSVSREGVQRDILPIVEGSTVTTKYGMVRTDHILFISAGAFHVAKPSDLIPELQGRFPIRVELKSLGKEEFIRILTEPKNALIKQYRAMLKTEGFDLTFSDDAIEEIAKVATEVNERSENIGARRLYTIIERLLSDISFDAPDTDPKEAVIDRAYVQQGLKEIVGDEDLSKYIL